The proteins below come from a single Corylus avellana chromosome ca3, CavTom2PMs-1.0 genomic window:
- the LOC132175813 gene encoding CASP-like protein 2D1 encodes MRTDVGDANAPTSNDTLPALKLLDSSLRVCVIPLSAATIWLTVTNQQDNSIYGKLEFSNLMGLKYMVCISAICGAYAFIAAISTWVRCLVTKAWLFFVSDQIVAYLMVTSGAAVLEILYLAYKGDREVSWSEACSYYGRFCSRMKVALVLHALALCCFIVLTVISAFRTFSMFEPPSLPSKEVEEERA; translated from the exons ATGAGAACAGATGTTGGTGATGCTAATGCACCCACCTCCAATGACACCCTCCCAGCGCTCAAGCTCCTTGATTCTTCTCTTAGGGTCTGTGTGATTCCTCTCAGTGCTGCAACCATTTGGCTAACTGTCACAAACCAGCAGGATAATAGCATCTATGGGAAACTAGAGTTCTCCAATCTTATGGGCCTcaa GTACATGGTTTGCATCAGTGCCATTTGTGGTGCTTACGCTTTTATTGCTGCTATTTCCACCTGGGTCAGGTGCTTGGTAACGAAAGCTTGGCTCTTCTTTGTCTCTGACCAG ATTGTAGCATACTTAATGGTCACATCTGGGGCTGCAGTGTTGGAGATACTCTACTTGGCTTACAAGGGTGACAGGGAAGTCTCATGGAGTGAAGCCTGTAGTTACTATGGAAGGTTTTGCAGTAGAATGAAGGTAGCCTTGGTTCTCCATGCCTTGGCTCTTTGCTGCTTCATTGTTCTTACTGTAATCTCAGCTTTTAGGACTTTTAGCATGTTTGAGCCTCCTTCCCTTCCTTCTAAAGAGGTGGAAGAAGAAAGAGCTTAA
- the LOC132175892 gene encoding autophagy-related protein 8C-like translates to MAKSSFKLEHPLERRQAEATRIREKYPDRIPVIVEKAERSDIPDIDKKKYLVPADLTVGQFVYVVRKRIKLSAEKAIFIFVKNILPPTAAMMSAIYEENKDEDGFLYMTYSGENTFGSF, encoded by the exons ATGGCCAAAAGCTCCTTCAAGCTCGAACATCCCCtcg AAAGGAGGCAAGCGGAAGCTACTCGAATCAGGGAGAAGTATCCTGATAGAATACCA GTTATTGTGGAGAAGGCTGAACGAAGTGACATACCTGATATTGACAAGAAGAA ATATCTGGTTCCTGCTGATCTGACTGTTGGGCAGTTCGTATATGTAGTCCGGAAGAGGATAAAACTCAGTGCCGAGAAGGCCATATTTATCTTTGTCAAGAACATCTTGCCACCAACTG CTGCCATGATGTCTGCTATCTACGAGGAAAACAAAGATGAGGATGGTTTCCTTTACATGACTTACAGTGGCGAGAACACTTTTGGATCTTTCTGA